The following are from one region of the Alicyclobacillus fastidiosus genome:
- a CDS encoding DNA topology modulation protein: MRRIIVIGSPGAGKSTFSRELAERLELPLYHLDSLYWKPGWVERSRDEWFAIHEDVLAKPTWVIDGNYGGTLRPRVEAADTVIWLDLPRPLCLYRCLKRVVRHWGRTRPDMGADCPERLDLDFLKYVWRFKRNGRAKILTCLAEYGHGKVIYRLCARQRVRAFLDQISLRVGDS; the protein is encoded by the coding sequence GTGCGGCGAATCATTGTCATTGGCTCTCCGGGTGCGGGCAAGTCCACCTTCTCCAGAGAGTTGGCAGAGCGCCTCGAGCTCCCACTCTACCATCTCGACAGCCTCTACTGGAAGCCAGGGTGGGTGGAGCGTAGCCGCGATGAATGGTTCGCCATTCACGAGGATGTCCTGGCCAAACCGACCTGGGTCATCGACGGCAACTACGGAGGGACTTTGCGACCGCGCGTGGAGGCGGCGGACACCGTCATTTGGCTCGATCTCCCGCGCCCACTCTGTCTCTACCGCTGCCTCAAACGAGTCGTCCGCCACTGGGGGCGCACCCGGCCGGACATGGGGGCCGATTGCCCCGAGCGCCTGGATCTCGACTTTCTCAAGTACGTTTGGCGCTTCAAGCGAAACGGTCGCGCGAAGATCCTCACATGTCTTGCGGAATACGGGCACGGCAAGGTGATCTATCGGCTTTGTGCACGCCAGCGCGTTCGGGCATTTCTCGATCAGATATCGCTGCGGGTCGGCGACAGTTGA